The nucleotide sequence AGTTGATTCACTCATAGGTGAGCTAGCACTCGGAAGTGGATTAATGGTCGGTATTTTGATATCCGGGCGGTTTTTGATTACATGGGTAACTCTTCCTAGCGGTGGTCGAGAGGGACGCCCGCTCGGCACGACGAAGCCGTCCCCGTGTGAGAACAAACGCGTAAGGCCATAACACCACAACGGGGTGCATGCGAACGACAGTCACCGAACACGCCGGTCTCCTGCTCGCCCGAATCGAAGACGACGAGTTCGTGTTCGAGGTGAACTTCGAGACGATCGAACCCACTGACGTGACACTCCGCTTCCGTCGCGACGGCGAGAAAGTCGGCAGCATCTACAACGATGATGGGACCGAGAAGACGATGGCACGGCTGACGACGGCCCGGGAAGGGGACGACTTCATCGGCGTTCGCGTGCCGAAGGAGTTCGTCTCGGAGGTCCTGACAGCAGCCGTCGAGACGGGGCGCGTCACCGACGAGTCGGCCGCCGAGGGCTACCGGCTGCGCGTCCTCTGATCGCGAGTCTCGTAGGAACTAAGAGTGTCTCCTCGTGAAATCGAGCCTCCGTAGCCGGTCAGGGAGCGTCCAGTTCCCGGCCGGTTACAATACTCCAAGTGGCGTCAGCGCTGGACCGCCAGGACGGGTGTATCGCCGGCCTGGATGACTTGCTCGGTGACACTGCCGAAGATGACTCGCCCGGCGCCACCCCGGGCGCGGGTGCTCATGACCGCGAGGTCGGCCCCGATCTCTGTCGCGTACTCCGTGATGACCCGGGTGGGGCTTCCGAACTCGACGGCGACGGTCGCGTCCACGCCCTCGGGGGCGTGCTCCTTGACGAGCTGTTCGGCTGTTGCCGCCCGCTCGCGCTTCCGGCGGTCGAGTTTCTCTTCGTCGCGCCCGGCGGTTCCGAGCCCGCTGGAGAGTTCGACGACTGAGAGGACGTGTATCGTGGCGTCGTACCGTTCGGCATGGCTGAACGCGTGCGGCGTCGGTCGTCGCCTCGCTGCCGTCTGTCGGGAGTAGGATGGTGTCGTACATTAGTGGATTCGTGGATCGGTCGGCCCGGGTATCATTCTTCGATCATTCCTTGGAACGCTACTGCTGGCGGGCAATGAGCACTGCGTCAGCAATCACGTCGTGGCCGATCGGGACGAGTTGCAACACCCCGCCCAGCACGAAGATGTTGGCAATCACGAACCCCGTCAGCGGTCCCAGACTCGCAGCCAGCACCCCCAGTGTCACCGGCTTCTCGTTGGAGACGACATAGGTTGTACAGTAGCGGTGGCAAGTCGTCGTACCGTCTTTGGGAACCATCGAGCAGAGTTCGCCTTCCTCGGCGTAGTGATCGCCGTGATGGGGTATGTCGATGAAGTCGATAGAGACGATTCTCGACCGGCGGGTCGAGAATCGTCATGGTGAGGCGTCCAAGCAGAAGGTTGGCAAAGACTTCGAGCCAGTCACGGTCAAGAGTGTGAAGATACGTGAGAGTCGTGTCGTCACAGGGTGTTCCGTCGGTGTCTTTGCACGTTTCCCAGATTGAGGTCTGGTTAACACAGGCCAAGATGACGACGAGCCAGATGTCGCCGGGGACGAGGGGGCCCTCCTTGACCTCCGGCAAGGGGAGCGGAGCAATGACTTCTTCCGCTACGTCTTTGACGTCCGAGGCCGAAAGGTACCCGTCTGGATCGGGGATCTTGAACACATCCAGATCCAGACACTTTCCCGTGATCACATCGGCGATTCAATTCAGTTGATTACGCCGGTTGGGAAGTACCGATATCTGGGCTTGTTGGCTCTGAGTCAAAGAGTTGAGGATCATAGATGGTCACTAGTATTACCGCCGTGTTTGCGGAACCAGACACGCTCACGGTCTGGAGACGCACCTTCCTCAAGTTCCAACCGGCGACCGAAGAAATCTCGTTAGGCACTCAACCGATAACAATTTCCCGAGCAATCTTGATCTTGTAGATCTTGCAGAGAGACATGGACGACAAACTCGTTCAAGAGATGCTCGGGGATCACTCACGGAATCCACGGAATTACGGTGAACTCCAATCACCTGATATCGAAGCCGAAATGACGAACCCGCAGTGTATCGGCCCAACTCATCCCGATGGCGACCGTGTCTCCCTTCAGGTCGCTCTTAGCGACGAAGGAAACATTGTCGAGGCCGTTCGCTTTACAGGAGATGGATGTACATTATCTCAAGCTGGTGCTTCGTTGTTGTCCGAACAGATGGTTGGTACCGCTGTTTCTGAGATCATCGAGTGGGATAACGAATACATCGAAGAACGTGTTAGAATGGAGTTGACACCCAGCAGGCTCCAGTGTGCAGAATTAGTCCTCACGGCTTTTCGGCAAGCGGTTGAAGACCACGATTAGCTCCCGAGAGTCATCGCCATGATGTGTTGCTCATTGCCACGCACCAGCGGTCACGGTGAAGCCAACATCCCGAAGTCGATCACCGAGTGGATCACCAATCCCCGAAGCGGGCGTCAGAATGCCACCGTCTAGCGGTGATTCCGTCTCACCTCGCAGCAAGCACATCCCAGCCTCTCCGAGCATCCGGGCGGTTGCGCCATAGCCAGGATCCAGTTCGGCTCTGATCTCACTTACGACAGTGAACGGCCCATCGGTCGTTGTCCCTCGGCCGATGACACGAATCAAGAAGTGACCTGATTTAATCTCCGCTTCCGAGGGCCCTGTGCCCGGCTCAGGGAACACGAACCGACGCAATCCACGCCGAAGCAGCCGACTCTTCATCGCAGCGGTTCCGACACCCAAGCCGAGTGCGATCCCGCCAGCTGCTGCGGCACCGCCGATCCCAGAACTGGTTGGGATAACCTCTGTACACCGAAACTCTCGGCCCCACGGATACTCCAAGAGGGCATTGCTCCGTCGGATTACCCGTTCGTTGACGGCTGCCATCGGCGAGGGAGCCGTCCATATCGAGCGGATGGAATCTCGCTGTGGTCGTCGTTGTTCGCCTGTATCGACACCGTAGCGTTCGCCCGGTGGAGCCAACGAGTACGGATTCGATAATGTTTCTCGGGCAATCGGATCAGTTGCGGCGGCTTCGAATAATTCGGCCGCACTGGCTAAGGTGCCGCCACTCACCCCACCCTCTCCATCTTCGAGATAGATACGAACGAACTCACAAGAGTCTCCAAACTCCTCGGTAGCGTACGATTGCAGCAGTTTGACTCCGAGGTCGGATGGGATCGAATCGAACCCACAGCTGTGGACGATTTTCACGTCGGCAGCCACAGCATCGTCGTGATAGCGGTCGATCATTTCTCGAACCCAGTTAATCTCCCCGGTGAGATCACAGTAGTCGGTTCCAGCCTCAATGCAGGCTTCGACGAGTGGTGTCCCGTATGTTGTGTAGGGCCCGACTGTCGTACAGACGACCTTTGTTTGGCCGGCCATCTCACGGAGGCTCGCCGGTTTGGTGGCATCACCCACGACAATGGCGATCTCCTCTCGATCAGACTCATTTGCAAGCCCTTCTGCGAGTCGGCGGAGCTTGGATGCATTTCGACCACCAAGAGCAACAGACAGTTCAGCAGCGGGGTAGTGACTGGTGAGATGTTCGGCGACGAGTTGGCCAGCGAATCCTGTGGCTCCCCAGACCACGATATCGTAGTTGTTTGTTGTAGATGACACGGGTTTCTACTACCAATAGGACGCGAAGAACCTCAACTGTTCGGGCAAGGCTCTGACCGGTGATAGGGAACCATCTCATCCGGTTTCTATCAGGAACTGCTGTGCCAGATGTAGAGGATCTAGTCAGCAAAATCCGATTGGATATTCCGACTACGATGACCGAAACAGGCGTTAAGAGGGGATGAACAGATCGATCGATACCCAACGACGGGAAGTTCCGGGCCAGAAGGTCACTCTACTGGTTCAACCGTCTCTTCGCCGCAGTGGGGACAGTACTCATAGTTGTCAGCTACTGGCTCCTCACAGGATCGGCAGACGTACTCGGCCTCCTCCCCCTCTACGAACGTCTGTTTCGCTTCCTCGAACGTCTTTCCGGCTTTCTTGAATAGACTCATTGTTTGAAGGAGGTGGGGAAACCGAATAAGCATTTGGCAGAATATCGAATAGGTACCGATCTCCCCAGAGTACAGTAGACTTGCTGAATATGTGCTCTCTATTCAGCACGGAATCAACAAACTGCCCGATAGCTGTCAGTAAGAGCGTGACCGATACAGAGGGTGAAGTCAGCACGTCTCGACTCACTGGCGTTGGATCTGACTTTCACAGATGATATTCCAACCGTAACAGACTATGCTAATGCAATTGTCCGGGCTATTATGCCAGTGCCGTGGCTGACTGCGTATCGCGCTTTGCTCTTACTCTCCTTCGTAGTCGGTCTGTTTTTACTGTATCAGGCTGCCATGCACCGAGATAGGCCGGGCGCGAAGCCGCTTTTCGTTCTCGTTACAGGTGCCCTACTCTATGTGTCAGTAAAGCTTACAGTCTCAATTGTCCGTGGAACGCCAACTGTCTTTGTTGTCACTCGGTTCAACCCGCTCGGTGCAGGACTTGCGACTGTTGGGTTCTTTTTGCTCGTGATCGAATACACTGGCATT is from Haloplanus salinarum and encodes:
- a CDS encoding iron-sulfur cluster assembly scaffold protein, with protein sequence MDDKLVQEMLGDHSRNPRNYGELQSPDIEAEMTNPQCIGPTHPDGDRVSLQVALSDEGNIVEAVRFTGDGCTLSQAGASLLSEQMVGTAVSEIIEWDNEYIEERVRMELTPSRLQCAELVLTAFRQAVEDHD
- a CDS encoding universal stress protein translates to MHVLSVVELSSGLGTAGRDEEKLDRRKRERAATAEQLVKEHAPEGVDATVAVEFGSPTRVITEYATEIGADLAVMSTRARGGAGRVIFGSVTEQVIQAGDTPVLAVQR
- a CDS encoding saccharopine dehydrogenase family protein, encoding MSSTTNNYDIVVWGATGFAGQLVAEHLTSHYPAAELSVALGGRNASKLRRLAEGLANESDREEIAIVVGDATKPASLREMAGQTKVVCTTVGPYTTYGTPLVEACIEAGTDYCDLTGEINWVREMIDRYHDDAVAADVKIVHSCGFDSIPSDLGVKLLQSYATEEFGDSCEFVRIYLEDGEGGVSGGTLASAAELFEAAATDPIARETLSNPYSLAPPGERYGVDTGEQRRPQRDSIRSIWTAPSPMAAVNERVIRRSNALLEYPWGREFRCTEVIPTSSGIGGAAAAGGIALGLGVGTAAMKSRLLRRGLRRFVFPEPGTGPSEAEIKSGHFLIRVIGRGTTTDGPFTVVSEIRAELDPGYGATARMLGEAGMCLLRGETESPLDGGILTPASGIGDPLGDRLRDVGFTVTAGAWQ